A genome region from Anastrepha obliqua isolate idAnaObli1 chromosome 4, idAnaObli1_1.0, whole genome shotgun sequence includes the following:
- the LOC129244036 gene encoding protein windpipe has translation MPLLRTNSRATQLPLTCAFSLLLCALLIQATPTPSAEVSSNVNDTKPDNCPADCECVLARHTHSHFLHAKCSSLEGLRSYAPEEDALPIHSLDLSYLNLKRLSHPLEKLPDVTSIDLSHNELHEIGHLGRRIKKLNLKHNRITSSKLTKLPAHLQVLNLQHNDITNLPLEFKRLSNLETLELSHNQINCSCETLEVRNWLQERHVFMEHAITCTYPTEVQGKPWLQVKQSDICAREKSGRLLDEEDNELMMGDQPVEGSGDQDDEDELGKAFIPLDKASTVKTSAVQLDAVEGSGDLSDVNAPVNLVMTTLVLAMESSQEQVTTDAAPLPIEQVEEEEDGSGSGDGLLIIPNIARGHLITDDFEAPDDDDTDDAFDNKPLEQPTSEEKEESHKHAEDIFGVGMGIFDTDANGAEQTEVPTEVKAEAPVTEEVIVPIVQHNAESENVPDVNTEGYSSGEASAILTASAGGEPKDDSSATYFLLGVLGLIVVGLILFVGIKRCKHNRNAAHDAENPRQTELLDMDKKNLGKPLRNGNEHAPLIGDQTKLDLAKPINGTGQKKPYDANDVKDGPGQQQPLLKGSNGAGANEQVVNKENAPPATEATAPHEYHPITPRYPTPKSPRASKYAQYPPQGTEHNNNNDDSYLPSSPKSGRYSPVYSPETGRVKIKLTETPRPKTPMLVTRSKSNAGDIITTPVVATNGIDNTLTVPGIHAPTATLVNGH, from the coding sequence ATGCCGCTGTTACGCACAAACTCCAGAGCGACACAACTGCCACTAACCTGCGCTTTTTCACTGCTGCTATGCGCACTGCTCATACAGGCTACGCCCACACCCAGCGCTGAAGTGTCGAGTAATGTAAACGACACCAAACCAGACAACTGCCCCGCTGACTGTGAATGCGTTTTGGCGCGGCATACACATTCGCACTTCCTGCATGCCAAATGCTCCAGTTTGGAGGGTTTGCGCTCGTATGCACCCGAAGAAGACGCACTGCCCATACATTCGTTGGATTTGtcttatttgaatttgaaacgCTTGTCGCATCCGCTGGAGAAGCTGCCCGATGTGACATCGATTGATCTCTCGCACAATGAGCTGCACGAAATCGGACATCTAGGACGTCGCATTAAGAAGCTGAACCTCAAACACAATCGCATTACGTCGAGCAAATTAACTAAGCTGCCGGCGCATTTGCAGGTGTTGAACTTGCAACACAATGATATCACCAATTTACCGTTGGAATTCAAACGTTTGTCGAATTTGGAGACACTCGAGCTGAGTCACAATCAAATCAACTGCTCTTGTGAGACATTGGAAGTGCGCAATTGGCTGCAGGAACGTCATGTGTTCATGGAACATGCCATCACTTGCACATATCCCACAGAGGTTCAGGGTAAGCCGTGGTTGCAGGTGAAACAATCGGACATTTGTGCGCGCGAAAAGAGTGGACGCCTTCTCGATGAGGAGGACAATGAGCTGATGATGGGCGATCAACCAGTCGAGGGTTCGGGCGATCAGGATGATGAGGATGAGTTGGGCAAGGCATTCATTCCACTCGACAAGGCAAGCACTGTCAAGACAAGCGCGGTGCAATTGGATGCAGTTGAAGGTTCTGGCGATTTGAGTGATGTGAATGCACCAGTCAATTTGGTTATGACCACACTCGTGCTAGCCATGGAGAGTTCGCAAGAACAGGTTACAACTGATGCGGCACCACTGCCGATCGAACAagtggaagaggaagaagatGGTTCAGGTAGCGGTGATGGTCTACTGATTATACCCAACATTGCACGCGGTCACCTCATCACTGATGATTTCGAGGCGCCCGATGATGATGACACTGACGACGCATTCGACAATAAGCCACTAGAGCAGCCCACTTCAGAGGAGAAAGAGGAGTCACATAAGCATGCAGAGGATATTTTCGGTGTCGGCATGGGCATTTTTGATACCGACGCCAATGGTGCTGAGCAAACCGAGGTACCCACCGAAGTCAAAGCAGAAGCGCCGGTTACAGAAGAAGTTATCGTGCCCATCGTACAGCACAATGCCGAGTCGGAGAATGTGCCCGATGTAAATACCGAGGGATACTCGAGTGGAGAAGCCAGCGCCATTTTAACTGCAAGTGCGGGCGGTGAACCCAAAGATGATAGTAGCGCCACCTACTTCTTATTGGGTGTGCTCGGTCTCATTGTTGTCGGCTTGATACTCTTTGTGGGCATCAAGCGCTGCAAACACAATCGTAATGCCGCACACGATGCCGAAAATCCACGTCAAACCGAACTACTCGACATGGACAAGAAGAATCTGGGCAAACCCTTGCGCAACGGCAACGAGCATGCACCGCTTATCGGCGATCAAACCAAATTGGACCTTGCGAAACCGATCAATGGCACCGGTCAAAAGAAACCATACGATGCGAACGATGTGAAAGATGGTCCCGGTCAACAGCAACCACTACTCAAGGGCAGCAATGGTGCAGGAGCCAACGAACAAGTGGTGAACAAAGAAAATGCGCCACCAGCCACAGAAGCAACTGCACCACACGAATATCATCCCATCACACCACGTTACCCCACACCAAAGTCGCCACGTGCCTCCAAGTATGCACAATACCCACCACAAGGTACCgagcacaacaacaataatgatgATAGTTATCTGCCTTCGTCGCCCAAATCAGGACGCTACTCGCCAGTGTATTCACCCGAAACGGGACGCGTCAAAATCAAATTGACCGAAACACCACGCCCCAAAACACCAATGTTGGTGACACGCAGCAAATCGAATGCGGGCGATATCATAACGACGCCTGTAGTGGCGACGAACGGCATCGACAACACTCTAACTGTGCCCGGCATACATGCGCCCACAGCGACGTTGGTGAATGGCCACTAA